GCTGGCCCGGGCCGCCGGCGATGCCCCGCAGATCCTGCGGGCGGTCTGCTCCGCCTCGAGCATGTGGACCGCCAATGCCGCCACGGTGACGCCCAGCCCGGACGCGCCGGATGGCCGGGTGCACTTCACCCCGGCCAACCTGCAGTCGAGCTTCCATCGCTTCCTGGAGCCGGCCACCACCGGCCGGGTGCTGGCGGCGATCTTCCGCGACGAGGCCCGCTTCGCCCACCACCCGGCGCTGCCGGCGACGCCGGCCTTCTCCGACGAGGGAGCGGCGAACCATACGCGCCTGGCCGGTGGCCACGGTGAGGCCGGCGTGCACCTCTTCGTCTACGGCCGCGAGGCCTTCGGCTGGGGCAGCGAGACCCTGCCGGCCCCGAAGCGCTTCCCTGCGCGCCAGACCCTGGAGGCGAGCCAGGCGGTGGCCCGCCAGCACGGCCTGGCCGAGTCGCAGACGGTCTTCGCCCAGCAGCATCCCGAGGCCATCGACGCCGGGGTCTTCCACAACGACGTCATCGCGGTGGGCAACGGCCCGGTGCTGCTCTATCACGAGATGGCCTTCCTCGACGAGGCGGGCACTCTCGAGGCGCTGCGCGAGCGCATGAGCACGCCGCTGATCCCGGTGCGCATCCCCCTCGAGGCGGTGAGCCTCGAGGATGCCATCGGGTCGTACCTCTTCAACTCCCAGCTGCTCTCCAACCCCGACGGCTCCATGACCCTGGTGGTGCCCGGGGAGTGCCAGGAGAACGAGAGCGTGTGGCGGACGGTCCAGGACCACCTGCTGGCCGGGGCTAACCCCATCGGCGAGGTGGTGGTGAAGGACGTCAAGCAGAGCATGCGCAACGGCGGCGGGCCCGCCTGCCTGCGCCTGCGGGTGGTGCTCGGCGCCGAGGAGCGCGGGGCGCTGGCCGGCCGGGTGCTGCTCGACGACGCCCTGCACGGCGAGCTTACCGCCTGGGTCGAGCGCCACTACCGCGATCGTCTCGCCCCCGAGGATCTCGCCGACCCGGCCCTGGCCCGGGAGACCCTCGTCGCCCTGGACGAACTGAGCGGTATCCTCGAGATCGGCAGCGTCTACCCCTTCCAGCTGGGGTGAGGGCTGCCGGCCCCCACGACATCGGCCCGCCAGATGGCGGGCCGATGTCGTCATGGGTGAGGGGGTGATGAAGAGAGGTGCTCAGCCGCCGCTGGCCGCTCCGCCCACCACGCCACCGCGCAGGCTACTGCGGTTGCCGCTGGCCTGAAGGTGGCTAGCCACGGCGTCCTCCGGGGAGCCGGCCATCTCGCGGAACATGCCCATGGAGCCGAGCAGCGCCGAGGACTCGTAGGGCACGAAGACGCGCTCACCCTCCTTGGCCATGGTCGGCAGCGCCTTGATGTAGCTCTGGCCGAGCAGGTAGCCCACCACGGTGCGCTTGTTCTCCTCGCTGTCGCCGATGGCGCCCAGCACCAGCTTGATCGACTCCTGCTCCCCCTGAGCGCGCAGGATGGCGGACTCCTTGTCGCCCTGGGCGTTGAGGATGGCCGACTCGCGCTGGCCCTGGGCCATGGCGATGGCGGCGGACTTCTCGCCCTCCGCCTCGGTCACGGTGGCGCGACGCTTGCGCTCGGCGGCCATCTGCAGGCGCATGGCGGACTCCACCTCCTCGGGCATGGCGATGTCCTGCACCTCGACCCGGGAGATCTTCACCCCCCACTTGGAGGCGGGCTCCTCCATGGCGGCCTGGATCTCGTTGTTGACCTCGGCGCGGGACTCGAACAGCTTGTCGAGCTCCATCTTGCCGACCACCGAGCGCAGCGTGGTCTTGGCCAGCACCTCCACCGCCTGGCTCATGTTCTCCACCTCGTAGACGGCGCGCTTGGGGTCGATGATCTGGTAGTAGAGGGCGCCGTTGATGCGCACCGTGACGTTGTCGGTGGTCACCACCGGCTGGCCGGGGAAGTCCATCACCGTCTCGCGGCGGTCGATGCGTGACTCGCTGCTGGTGATGGCCTGGTACTCCTCGCCCATCTTGCGATAGCGAATCATGGTGATGGCGCGGGGCTGGTCGATGAAGGGCACGATGATGTTGATGCCGCTCTCCAGCACCCGGTTGAACGACCCCAGGCGCTCGATC
The Halomonas alkalicola DNA segment above includes these coding regions:
- the astB gene encoding N-succinylarginine dihydrolase; protein product: MSDQQRPDRDYREVNFDGLVGPTHNYAGLALGNVASMSHGGLVANPREAALQGLAKMKALMDAGYLQGVLPPQQRPDLGALRALGFTGSDERVLARAAGDAPQILRAVCSASSMWTANAATVTPSPDAPDGRVHFTPANLQSSFHRFLEPATTGRVLAAIFRDEARFAHHPALPATPAFSDEGAANHTRLAGGHGEAGVHLFVYGREAFGWGSETLPAPKRFPARQTLEASQAVARQHGLAESQTVFAQQHPEAIDAGVFHNDVIAVGNGPVLLYHEMAFLDEAGTLEALRERMSTPLIPVRIPLEAVSLEDAIGSYLFNSQLLSNPDGSMTLVVPGECQENESVWRTVQDHLLAGANPIGEVVVKDVKQSMRNGGGPACLRLRVVLGAEERGALAGRVLLDDALHGELTAWVERHYRDRLAPEDLADPALARETLVALDELSGILEIGSVYPFQLG
- a CDS encoding SPFH domain-containing protein, encoding MDLPVSPGLIIALIVVVIGILIIAKGLVIVRQSEVMVIERLGSFNRVLESGINIIVPFIDQPRAITMIRYRKMGEEYQAITSSESRIDRRETVMDFPGQPVVTTDNVTVRINGALYYQIIDPKRAVYEVENMSQAVEVLAKTTLRSVVGKMELDKLFESRAEVNNEIQAAMEEPASKWGVKISRVEVQDIAMPEEVESAMRLQMAAERKRRATVTEAEGEKSAAIAMAQGQRESAILNAQGDKESAILRAQGEQESIKLVLGAIGDSEENKRTVVGYLLGQSYIKALPTMAKEGERVFVPYESSALLGSMGMFREMAGSPEDAVASHLQASGNRSSLRGGVVGGAASGG